In Arthrobacter sp. CDRTa11, one DNA window encodes the following:
- the def gene encoding peptide deformylase, with amino-acid sequence MTVLPITIWGEPVLHRRAAEVEEFDDDLRTLIADMFETNDAANGVGLAAPQVGVGKRIFVYKFANDDGAPPAGALVNPVLTLSKISGALPDPDEEEEGCLSFPGGQYPLKRAEWARVQGFDEHGKPVEFEATGWFARVIQHEYDHLDGKLYVDRLLARYQRKALKQAKKSGWGVPGLTWMPGVDPDPFGH; translated from the coding sequence ATGACAGTTCTGCCAATCACCATTTGGGGGGAACCGGTGCTGCACCGCCGGGCCGCCGAAGTGGAAGAGTTCGACGACGATCTCCGGACCCTGATTGCCGACATGTTTGAAACCAACGATGCCGCAAACGGCGTCGGCCTCGCAGCACCGCAGGTCGGAGTGGGCAAGAGGATTTTCGTGTACAAATTCGCGAACGATGACGGCGCTCCCCCCGCCGGTGCCCTGGTCAACCCTGTCCTCACCCTGTCAAAAATCTCGGGCGCCCTCCCCGATCCCGACGAAGAGGAGGAGGGCTGCCTGTCATTTCCGGGCGGCCAGTACCCCCTTAAGCGCGCAGAATGGGCCCGCGTGCAGGGCTTTGACGAACACGGGAAACCTGTCGAATTTGAAGCGACGGGCTGGTTCGCGCGCGTGATCCAGCACGAATACGACCATCTGGACGGCAAGCTCTACGTCGACCGGCTTCTGGCCAGGTATCAGCGGAAGGCCCTCAAACAGGCCAAGAAAAGCGGCTGGGGAGTTCCGGGGCTCACCTGGATGCCTGGCGTGGATCCGGACCCGTTCGGCCACTAG
- a CDS encoding HNH endonuclease family protein, with protein sequence MTVSWSAYRRARRRSRQAWALLLVLAVSAVAAGVWFFTAGQFAATEPAIGGPSEAPVFDPTWMKPVAPVHPVPSGPAVAALEALPVKGRAAKNNYEREAFGQAWLDVDRNGCDTRNDILRRDLASVDFTEESACRVAAGSFHEPYTGEMAHFRRGPESSKEVQIDHVVALADAWQKGAQQLTMQQRQSLANDPLNLIAADGPANQQKGAGDAATWLPKNKAFRCHYVARQISVKAAYGLWVTQAEKEAMKQVLGSCPGQPTIRPSH encoded by the coding sequence GGGCGCTGCTGTTGGTCCTGGCCGTTTCGGCAGTCGCTGCGGGCGTCTGGTTTTTCACCGCGGGGCAGTTCGCAGCCACCGAACCGGCCATTGGAGGTCCCAGCGAGGCCCCCGTTTTCGACCCAACATGGATGAAGCCCGTGGCTCCGGTCCACCCGGTACCGTCCGGCCCGGCGGTTGCCGCGTTGGAAGCGTTGCCCGTCAAAGGGCGGGCGGCGAAGAACAACTACGAACGGGAAGCGTTCGGGCAGGCCTGGCTGGATGTGGACCGGAACGGCTGTGATACCCGCAACGACATCCTGCGCCGGGACCTGGCGTCCGTGGACTTTACCGAAGAATCAGCCTGCAGGGTGGCCGCGGGCTCCTTCCATGAGCCCTACACGGGGGAAATGGCCCACTTCCGGCGAGGACCGGAGTCCAGCAAGGAAGTCCAGATCGACCATGTGGTTGCACTCGCCGACGCCTGGCAGAAGGGCGCGCAGCAACTGACAATGCAGCAGCGTCAGAGCCTCGCCAACGATCCCCTGAACCTCATCGCCGCAGACGGGCCCGCCAACCAGCAAAAAGGAGCGGGGGACGCGGCCACGTGGCTGCCGAAGAACAAGGCTTTCCGCTGCCACTATGTTGCCCGGCAGATTTCGGTTAAGGCCGCCTACGGTCTTTGGGTGACGCAGGCGGAGAAAGAGGCGATGAAACAGGTCCTGGGCTCTTGTCCCGGCCAGCCCACCATCCGCCCGTCACACTAG